From one bacterium genomic stretch:
- a CDS encoding TetR/AcrR family transcriptional regulator, protein MAQREDGKETRYRLLNAACEVFAEKGYRNAKVAEICRRAGANVAAVNYYFSDKASLYTEAWRHAFNKYAISESSDLAHTSPDDQLGAYIQTLMQNFMV, encoded by the coding sequence ATGGCCCAGAGAGAAGACGGCAAGGAAACCCGCTACCGGCTGCTGAACGCAGCCTGTGAGGTATTCGCTGAAAAAGGCTATCGAAACGCCAAGGTGGCGGAGATCTGTCGCCGAGCCGGTGCCAACGTGGCTGCTGTCAACTATTACTTTAGCGATAAGGCCAGTCTTTACACCGAAGCCTGGCGGCATGCTTTTAATAAATATGCAATCTCCGAATCGTCTGATTTGGCGCATACTTCACCGGACGATCAACTGGGGGCCTACATCCAGACCCTTATGCAAAATTTTATGGT
- a CDS encoding efflux RND transporter periplasmic adaptor subunit — translation MMQTKFSFNYPRALIATISADYKYLWLKRLKINVINRCSGPVALFLGLLVMIVFPVVVIAGPSGPGGPPPLVKVTLVTAQDVNPPAEYVGHVEAIQSVDLRARVEGFLEQVNFKEGSDIRAGELLYVVEQSPYRARVDADKALVAQAEATLGKARQYLQRAQTVRSGGISATDLDDAVAEELRARAQLEQAKANLQIAQINLGYTSITAPISGRIGRTAFTRGNLLNPGSGPLARIVQIDPIRVVFSISENDIVAVKAAVKDADRDQKHPMLTPRIKLPGGQILKIAGQVDFVDNTVDPGTGTIAVWALFNNPDGTLLPGQYVTVLISRSEPKSMPVVPQSAVLEDHDGRYVLLVDDQNRVVMRRIQTGPVVGINWAIESGLAVNEKVIVEGIQKIRPGQQVKTTTTDEQQGR, via the coding sequence ATGATGCAAACGAAGTTCAGCTTCAATTATCCTCGAGCGCTAATCGCTACGATATCCGCCGATTATAAGTATTTATGGTTGAAGCGCTTAAAGATTAATGTCATAAACCGCTGTTCCGGGCCGGTTGCCCTGTTTCTGGGTCTTTTGGTGATGATCGTGTTTCCGGTTGTGGTGATCGCCGGCCCTTCTGGTCCAGGCGGACCGCCGCCGCTGGTAAAGGTAACCCTGGTTACCGCGCAGGATGTCAATCCGCCGGCGGAATACGTTGGCCATGTTGAGGCCATTCAGAGCGTGGACCTGCGAGCCCGGGTCGAGGGGTTTCTTGAACAGGTCAACTTCAAGGAAGGAAGCGATATCCGCGCCGGCGAGCTCCTTTATGTTGTTGAGCAGTCACCTTACCGGGCCAGGGTTGATGCCGACAAAGCCCTGGTGGCCCAGGCCGAAGCGACCCTTGGCAAGGCCCGCCAGTACCTTCAGCGGGCCCAAACAGTCCGTTCCGGCGGGATATCCGCGACGGATCTGGACGATGCCGTAGCCGAGGAACTCCGTGCCAGGGCGCAGCTTGAACAGGCCAAGGCAAACCTTCAGATCGCACAAATCAACCTGGGTTATACCTCGATCACAGCGCCCATCAGCGGCCGGATTGGCCGCACTGCCTTTACCAGGGGTAACTTGCTGAATCCCGGTTCCGGCCCTTTGGCCCGGATTGTTCAAATCGATCCCATCCGGGTGGTTTTTTCTATCAGCGAAAATGATATTGTTGCCGTTAAGGCAGCCGTTAAAGATGCGGACAGGGACCAAAAGCACCCCATGCTGACGCCGAGAATCAAACTGCCTGGTGGTCAAATTCTCAAAATTGCGGGGCAGGTGGATTTCGTGGACAACACCGTGGACCCCGGCACCGGAACCATCGCTGTGTGGGCTCTGTTTAATAACCCGGACGGTACGTTGCTTCCGGGACAGTATGTCACCGTCCTGATTTCCCGAAGCGAACCCAAATCAATGCCGGTGGTGCCCCAGTCAGCGGTTCTGGAAGACCACGACGGACGCTATGTCCTGTTGGTGGACGACCAGAACCGAGTGGTCATGCGTCGTATTCAGACCGGACCTGTGGTCGGCATCAACTGGGCCATCGAATCGGGTCTGGCCGTAAATGAGAAAGTCATCGTCGAGGGCATCCAAAAGATCCGGCCCGGCCAGCAAGTGAAAACCACTACCACCGATGAACAACAAGGGAGGTGA